One genomic window of Macrobrachium rosenbergii isolate ZJJX-2024 chromosome 51, ASM4041242v1, whole genome shotgun sequence includes the following:
- the LOC136833095 gene encoding uncharacterized protein, which yields MKRLEATFFNVVVDTAIESLTDRFKTLGEVRDRFGVLPNFQKLDDQALNNQCDNLCMTLSTGNESDIDGKELAVEVNNLPRLSSDDMTALELLTFIHKKHLEELYPNLWVALRIACTLSVTVASAERSFSKLKLIKTYLRSSMGQDRLSGLAIISINHEVSNEDITDDFANKKARKQTF from the coding sequence ATGAAGAGGCTAGAAGCAACATTCTTTAACGTTGTTGTTGACACAGCCATTGAATCCTTAACTGATAGGTTTAAAACACTGGGTGAAGTGAGAGACAGATTTGGAGTGCTGCCCAATTTCCAAAAACTGGATGATCAGGCATTGAACAACCAGTGTGACAACCTCTGCATGACATTAAGCACTGGAAATGAAAGTGACATTGATGGAAAGGAACTGGCTGTGGAAGTCAACAACTTGCCAAGGTTATCCTCAGATGACATGACTGCTCTTGAGCTCCTCACCTTTATCCACAAAAAACATTTGGAGGAACTGTATCCCAATCTGTGGGTTGCCCTGAGAATCGCCTGCACTCTGTCTGTGACTGTGGCCTCagcagagagaagcttctcaaAGCTGAAGCTCATCAAGACCTATCTAAGGTCTTCCATGGGACAGGATCGACTCTCTGGTCTTGCAATAATTAGCATCAACCATGAGGTGTCAAATGAGGACATCACTGATgactttgcaaataaaaaagcCAGGAAGCAGACATTTTGA